In one window of Acidobacteriota bacterium DNA:
- a CDS encoding zf-HC2 domain-containing protein, translated as MSTDPDLHPSLEELVAYRRGRLTEERTAEVQAHLAECRGDCPESVLDLADLEAPDEERPLAQWEEQKLAAWQALDRRLSFGEDEVAGRGERTREAAFEASSDEALEEIVSPPPIDGGEESPEGDVIDFLTRGELRKNPWFFAAAALLVATLALVFFLTQSRQEAARWERQARAASSSSPSTAGTPAEIRAELQAELRAETERRTHELGEQLESAQDQVAELSRRLDQLTSDVGTPPTPQLFVPGADLFPDSFVRGSGQRNELEIPAAMDRFTVTLNLSDAGAHDAYRLLIRQPDGDLLWLGNGLLLSDLGNFSVLLSRRAFPAADYRFDLEGQESNGAWTLLESYQLTLRDLP; from the coding sequence CCCTGACCTCCACCCGAGCCTCGAGGAGCTCGTCGCCTACCGCCGAGGACGCTTGACGGAGGAGCGGACGGCCGAGGTGCAAGCCCATCTCGCCGAATGCCGCGGCGATTGCCCCGAGTCGGTGCTCGACCTGGCCGACCTGGAAGCCCCCGACGAGGAGCGGCCCCTGGCGCAGTGGGAGGAGCAGAAGCTCGCCGCCTGGCAGGCCCTCGACCGACGGTTGTCTTTCGGCGAAGACGAAGTCGCCGGCCGCGGCGAGAGGACTCGGGAGGCGGCTTTCGAGGCTTCGTCGGACGAAGCTCTCGAGGAAATAGTCTCGCCGCCACCGATCGACGGAGGCGAGGAATCCCCCGAGGGGGACGTGATCGACTTCCTGACGCGCGGGGAGCTCCGCAAAAACCCCTGGTTCTTCGCCGCAGCGGCCCTCCTGGTGGCGACTCTCGCCTTGGTCTTCTTCCTGACTCAAAGCCGTCAGGAGGCGGCCCGCTGGGAGCGACAGGCCCGGGCAGCCAGCTCGAGCAGTCCGTCGACGGCAGGAACACCCGCCGAGATCCGAGCCGAGCTGCAGGCCGAGCTCCGGGCCGAGACGGAACGCCGAACGCACGAGCTCGGCGAGCAGCTCGAGTCCGCCCAGGATCAGGTCGCCGAGCTTTCGCGTCGCCTCGACCAGCTGACGTCCGACGTCGGCACGCCGCCGACGCCGCAGCTCTTCGTTCCCGGAGCGGACCTGTTTCCGGACAGCTTCGTGCGCGGCAGCGGTCAACGCAATGAGCTCGAGATCCCGGCGGCCATGGACCGCTTCACGGTCACCCTCAATCTCTCCGATGCCGGCGCCCACGACGCCTACCGCCTGCTGATTCGACAGCCCGACGGCGATCTGCTGTGGCTCGGCAACGGCCTCCTGCTGAGCGACCTCGGCAACTTCTCGGTTCTGCTGTCGCGTCGCGCCTTCCCCGCCGCCGACTATCGATTCGACCTCGAAGGCCAGGAATCGAATGGCGCCTGGACCCTTCTCGAGAGCTATCAGCTCACCCTGCGCGACCTGCCCTAG
- a CDS encoding tyrosinase family protein, with protein MQVEIKINCPDPKTDLHIPYVAWGPAICHLRVLEGTGETKLFLRTRNLGVGRIVFTDAQRETVYPTATLTCKNDEWTTFHIAGEFGNASTWDQDIELNVYEDEPSEAPQAEPIATEPLMVRVRKDAETLTPDERKRFVRAFAVLNQKDRYEFYKQFTDMHISNTDDEIHKYENFLPWHRLYLLNLERDLQAIDASVSLHYWRWDFPAPSLFSSSFGGRMNVVTGGSGFRPFFSSDNPWRNWNPPGSAALLRSAYQWPVTQNGGYDVLITRKAPEAYAIAMGNGKYRGLFFVEGRERGVHPGLVFSNPHGGGHRSFRGLIAEIATAPQDPVFFMLHSNVDRLWAVWQNYWNRFTPTEEESYTPQGKSPDREKGFGAYSQETQWPWNGDNRDPRPPQAPYGEYPTPRKGYEVLPKPTATPDLEEVIDYKGRLDPHHAVGFDYDNVPFHFTPPEFPSPRTMADDQEIRKILDKELETTTRLSALESTRFVEQVDDHEALAGIVSDKQEPAEIRIKVMHLVAPYMGHSQAFIENLLEILDDTSEPAEVRQAAMSQFRLFSLGGPAFREFRETVLPGLRNLIRDEDPEIAQEAIDLLAYQKDEFLQRELRDGLENPERALTTPFSAVHYLSLDPHDHLDLLRDIAGKSGEEEVRGLAIRALRSDTDSRDLLTELFQNKDLSSELREASAHALDSQNPDEFLEESIAAFKDDDEQDHRLLTVLLSKLTLSEDLSRIRQDTDLMRKLQERASQAKALRAEATEGDRQEDAFGSLLDELNSLIDDLDP; from the coding sequence ATGCAAGTAGAAATCAAGATCAACTGTCCGGATCCGAAAACCGACTTGCACATCCCCTACGTCGCCTGGGGTCCTGCGATCTGCCACCTCCGCGTGCTCGAAGGTACCGGCGAAACGAAGCTCTTTCTCCGCACCCGGAACCTGGGAGTCGGGCGGATCGTGTTCACCGATGCCCAGCGGGAGACTGTCTACCCGACGGCCACCTTGACCTGCAAAAACGACGAATGGACCACCTTCCACATCGCGGGTGAATTCGGTAACGCCAGCACTTGGGACCAAGACATCGAGCTCAACGTCTACGAGGACGAACCGAGCGAGGCCCCCCAGGCCGAGCCCATCGCAACCGAACCGCTGATGGTGCGGGTTCGCAAGGATGCCGAAACCCTGACCCCGGACGAGAGAAAACGTTTTGTCCGTGCGTTTGCCGTCCTGAATCAAAAAGACAGGTATGAGTTCTACAAACAGTTCACGGACATGCACATCTCGAACACCGACGACGAGATTCACAAGTACGAGAACTTTCTACCTTGGCATCGGCTGTATCTGTTGAATCTGGAGCGCGACCTCCAGGCCATCGATGCGAGCGTTTCCCTCCACTACTGGCGCTGGGACTTTCCCGCCCCCAGCCTCTTCTCGTCGAGTTTCGGCGGCCGCATGAACGTCGTCACCGGCGGCAGCGGATTCAGACCTTTCTTTTCCTCCGACAACCCCTGGCGCAACTGGAATCCCCCGGGATCGGCTGCGCTCCTGCGGTCGGCCTACCAATGGCCGGTAACCCAAAATGGCGGCTACGATGTGCTGATCACCCGCAAAGCTCCGGAGGCCTACGCCATCGCCATGGGAAATGGCAAGTACCGGGGCCTATTCTTTGTGGAAGGTCGCGAACGCGGTGTGCACCCCGGACTGGTCTTCAGCAATCCCCACGGCGGCGGCCACAGGAGCTTCCGGGGCCTGATCGCCGAAATCGCCACCGCCCCTCAGGACCCGGTGTTCTTCATGCTGCATTCGAATGTCGATCGCCTGTGGGCCGTGTGGCAAAACTACTGGAACCGCTTCACGCCCACCGAAGAGGAAAGCTACACTCCCCAGGGGAAGAGCCCCGATCGGGAAAAGGGCTTCGGCGCCTACTCCCAGGAAACCCAATGGCCCTGGAACGGTGACAACCGCGACCCCCGACCGCCCCAGGCTCCTTACGGGGAATATCCCACGCCCCGAAAAGGGTACGAGGTTCTTCCCAAGCCGACGGCCACCCCCGACCTCGAGGAGGTGATCGATTACAAGGGCAGGCTCGACCCACACCACGCCGTCGGGTTCGACTACGACAACGTTCCGTTCCATTTCACCCCACCGGAGTTTCCCTCCCCGAGGACCATGGCCGACGATCAAGAGATTCGAAAAATCCTGGACAAAGAGCTGGAGACTACGACTCGCCTCTCGGCCTTGGAATCGACTCGATTCGTCGAGCAGGTCGACGACCATGAGGCCTTGGCTGGAATCGTCTCCGACAAGCAGGAGCCAGCCGAGATCAGGATCAAGGTCATGCACCTCGTGGCTCCCTACATGGGGCATTCCCAGGCCTTCATCGAGAACCTGCTGGAGATTCTCGACGACACTTCTGAACCGGCCGAGGTCCGCCAGGCGGCCATGTCGCAGTTCCGACTGTTCAGTTTGGGTGGCCCCGCCTTCCGGGAGTTCCGGGAGACCGTTCTGCCGGGCCTGAGAAACTTGATCCGGGATGAGGACCCAGAGATCGCCCAGGAAGCGATCGATCTGCTGGCCTATCAGAAAGACGAGTTCCTGCAGCGGGAGCTGCGAGACGGCCTGGAGAACCCCGAACGGGCCTTGACGACGCCGTTCTCCGCCGTCCACTACCTCAGCCTCGATCCCCACGACCACCTCGACCTGTTGCGCGACATCGCCGGGAAATCCGGCGAAGAAGAGGTCCGGGGCCTAGCCATCCGGGCCCTGCGCTCCGATACCGATTCCAGGGATCTCCTGACGGAGCTGTTCCAGAACAAAGACCTGTCGTCGGAGCTCCGGGAGGCCAGCGCCCATGCGCTCGATTCTCAGAATCCGGACGAGTTCCTCGAGGAGTCGATCGCCGCCTTCAAGGACGACGACGAACAGGACCATCGCCTGTTGACGGTGCTGCTTTCGAAGCTCACTCTGTCGGAAGACTTGAGCAGGATCCGCCAGGATACCGACCTGATGAGAAAGCTCCAGGAGCGCGCCAGCCAGGCCAAGGCGCTGCGGGCCGAAGCGACCGAAGGAGACCGCCAGGAAGATGCCTTTGGTTCTCTGCTGGACGAATTGAACTCTCTGATCGATGACCTCGACCCTTAG
- a CDS encoding SCO family protein: protein MRGQRQVLAATPAFDRHTPEDEIAEFVDRVRATPERKHALVPLLREAHPLYQGRGTQECIRLRGYLLAAFEATGLPREALIFALEDLYNTRSPYLIAGAAMAIRGLETPHPEITPYLLEAVVNIRQKDDAVCFDSYKPVWPVPQATSGLREVFKTLRWMGAYAAAALPKLAEYAQESAGFHREVRKLIAEAVVVIESDHREVDFSCCDPSPKLAGRTTHPRRTRARRIPLEGLVFEDQDGVEIRAEAFFRGKPTVVSFFYTRCTSINKCSLTVGNTGILAKRIEQMGLAGKVNVALITYDPAYDLPARIRVYAENRRCEFSDSFKALRSTPDAFERLKDDFGLEVGYSASIVNQHRVETYVLDHRGRTRHTLSRIQWSVDEITDQVAALARAVDGSRVRRIAKGALESTGATLFALLIAAFPKCPLCWAAYTSAFGIAGLTQIPYTPWLVPVFAAGLGINLWVLLRSRERRHGLLPFWLSLLGTVTLLIGGYWLQSKAGSVGGILLILTGSLMNSLPQSWHRRLQGWRKGLRGRLLAKRKMGAEARA from the coding sequence ATGCGAGGGCAACGGCAGGTTCTCGCCGCGACACCCGCATTCGACCGGCACACCCCCGAGGACGAGATCGCCGAGTTCGTGGATCGAGTACGGGCGACGCCGGAACGAAAGCATGCGCTGGTGCCTCTCCTCCGGGAGGCGCACCCTCTCTACCAGGGCCGCGGCACCCAGGAGTGCATTCGGCTGCGGGGCTACCTCCTGGCCGCCTTCGAAGCGACCGGTCTACCCCGCGAGGCTCTGATCTTCGCCCTGGAGGATCTCTACAACACCCGCAGCCCCTACCTCATCGCCGGAGCGGCCATGGCCATCCGGGGCCTCGAGACCCCGCACCCGGAGATCACTCCCTACCTCCTCGAGGCGGTGGTCAACATTCGGCAGAAGGACGACGCGGTGTGCTTCGACTCCTACAAACCCGTCTGGCCGGTGCCCCAGGCCACCTCCGGCCTGCGAGAGGTCTTCAAGACTCTCCGCTGGATGGGCGCTTACGCTGCGGCGGCACTTCCCAAGCTCGCAGAGTACGCCCAGGAATCGGCGGGCTTCCACCGAGAGGTCCGGAAGTTGATCGCCGAGGCGGTCGTGGTCATCGAGTCGGATCACCGGGAGGTGGACTTCTCCTGCTGCGACCCTTCGCCCAAGCTGGCGGGACGGACCACCCACCCTAGAAGGACCCGGGCCAGAAGAATCCCCCTGGAGGGCCTGGTCTTCGAAGACCAGGACGGCGTCGAGATCCGTGCCGAGGCCTTCTTCCGCGGCAAGCCGACGGTGGTCAGCTTCTTCTATACCCGCTGCACCTCGATCAACAAGTGCTCGCTGACGGTGGGCAATACCGGGATCTTGGCTAAGCGGATCGAGCAGATGGGGCTGGCGGGAAAGGTCAATGTGGCCCTCATCACCTACGACCCGGCCTATGACCTACCGGCGCGGATCCGCGTCTACGCCGAAAACCGACGCTGCGAGTTCTCCGACTCCTTCAAGGCCTTGCGGTCAACTCCCGACGCCTTCGAAAGGCTCAAAGATGACTTTGGCCTCGAGGTCGGCTACTCCGCCTCCATCGTCAACCAACATCGGGTCGAAACCTATGTGCTCGATCACCGAGGCCGAACCCGGCACACCCTTTCCCGGATCCAGTGGAGCGTGGACGAGATCACCGATCAGGTGGCCGCGCTGGCGCGAGCGGTCGACGGAAGCAGGGTCCGACGGATTGCCAAAGGGGCTCTAGAAAGCACCGGCGCTACCTTGTTCGCGCTCCTGATCGCCGCTTTCCCCAAATGCCCGCTTTGCTGGGCCGCCTACACGAGCGCCTTCGGGATCGCCGGCCTGACCCAGATCCCCTATACCCCCTGGCTGGTCCCGGTCTTCGCAGCCGGCCTCGGGATCAACCTGTGGGTCCTGCTGCGGTCGCGGGAGCGACGCCATGGCTTGCTCCCCTTCTGGCTCAGTCTCCTGGGGACCGTGACCTTGCTGATCGGCGGGTACTGGCTGCAGAGCAAGGCAGGATCGGTTGGCGGGATCCTGCTGATCCTCACGGGATCTCTGATGAACAGTCTGCCCCAGTCGTGGCACCGACGCCTGCAAGGATGGCGGAAGGGATTGCGCGGCCGGCTGCTGGCGAAGCGAAAGATGGGCGCCGAGGCCAGGGCCTAG
- a CDS encoding RHS repeat-associated core domain-containing protein gives MGVAIAVGLAVASAPASAQSTGDPGPEHELVERGATREALTSVDSVNFANGGVIINIPIGVPVQVGGGLSFGLNLFYSSKVWDVESSRLQDPMDSGPVPRSFPSRKSRAGMGWSLNLGELIPPRTRPLNTNGIYWLYVDPSGGSHYFYGFVEGPEDPEVEVWYTRDSTYLRMRRENGDYHVEFPNGEVHVFDGNLQLRKIFNQFGGPGDNQNHLIIDYDQEGSLDVQIVEDWHGRRWEIHSSQYIVPWNSPAVPPVEERTIRQVHKVVVPGFGNQAAVYNFRYEEPALVLGCAWLEYDPAQRRVVPLLTRIDLPMVDGERLFWQFENFPDESGTHGDCKQGLVKRATLPSGGSIVWDYRSLDIRSHCDNGVPTFYWGKSPAVRRRWYYDVGGGDPLDTNQNDDGVGLLADWAYNYWESQPPLNGDVHPLEQCDNNFFEPASETLTVEEITPSGDRIFRPYMIWPGLGATATGASWEDHFLPYIRHGIDPRAGAEFDREFLEAVRLIDNDRFVSKAVFDCNEMGQACKPFSVDQVRYDMGSPVNYGDGYRGDRNARVASDGTIYFGADLGEWYRKTTDRSDWDGYGNYRRTESWSDFPGEYDAGSSRVVTRDYNAHRGFGYPLGASGGQLGASFQPFGSTDPWVLSTFSVTDTEENGLGSRVETHFDTDTGFLERQRVWAATGSLSTLSREPNDVVTVFEHDAEGNLNAVSTFGGDRQAGLPDQDLADLPLASWEHRRESSFIHGYRTYEAEVGRHGGSVLLKDVTVDRNTGRPVESRDATGLQTELGYDALGRLIRVTPPSDAETVAQWTPPSDTSGPIVTLVRTAEGETQRERIVQDGFERNVLEQVLFPLGQWSSTVHEYGPDGLLHRTSTPFWAADGSSSAGWTVYSDYDPLARPWRTVAPDGSESLLTVDREHAFETSSKVAIGTIEDSVSTVLFQDSRGRTVAVREHSDGATPVTTTYEYDVGERLTRVAIPRPGGGFQARRFDYDNRGFMRSESHPESGETSFTAYDSRGQVGTRTDAVNRLGYRYDEFGRLVQVWDEPAGRLLSEDFYGRDNRQGGDDYSLGKVVMSRRHNYLAGQHLIVTETYAYEDPQGRLSELRTRSNTGFDVAQAFAYDRFGNLDEQWYPFQDLLPEEEDPDRRLVSEFEQSRLVGLTTALAGVSTGVVDSVTYHPHGSVAARLHANDVSDRVTVDASGMGRPGRMWTTGVAGGEDWDSGSYGYDGSGNVKAIGSTQSFTYDRAMRLRTARVEGVDQAFGYDRFGNLVNLAGRSLPVQASTNRLLGFDYDGAGRVLTGGGFSFSYDAAGMVSSSGDYRFVYGVDDERIAVIAPDGSERWTLRDPLQRIVREYSRPLGGGWVAERDYLYGNRLVASLGLAGGSTPVLERYYHSDHLGSPQLITDGAGGKVSDHTYLPFGEELDPGADGERFKFTGQERDFAGLDYFHARYYGPLLGRFLSADPINSGRPSTPQSWNKYSYSLNNPLVLVDPDGKCAVPAGLLEGRVGICVESFIAAKRIGGFGFGDNRGFEPHDPDATFRSSLRMTMNPESGEILFFSEEAGVSEVGLFGPIMGIPGVTDVQGTIAPGEDGSHNLSVSITADNGFSAVNWFGEIGIQVNLKIDGQGNVSVDSSSTTKGYPSIEGYAYRIVDGKLVIETLFQVKEKDSEDLKGLMDQPLIIE, from the coding sequence GTGGGTGTCGCCATCGCCGTTGGGCTGGCGGTCGCCAGCGCACCGGCCTCGGCCCAGTCGACGGGCGATCCCGGGCCGGAGCACGAGCTGGTGGAGCGCGGCGCGACGCGCGAGGCGCTGACCTCCGTCGATAGCGTCAACTTCGCCAACGGCGGCGTGATCATCAACATCCCGATCGGAGTCCCGGTGCAGGTGGGCGGTGGCCTGAGCTTCGGCCTGAACCTGTTCTACAGCTCGAAGGTCTGGGATGTCGAGAGCAGCCGCCTGCAGGATCCGATGGACAGCGGTCCGGTTCCGCGGTCCTTCCCGAGCCGGAAATCCCGCGCCGGTATGGGTTGGTCGCTCAACCTGGGGGAGCTGATCCCACCGCGGACGCGCCCACTCAACACCAACGGTATCTACTGGCTCTACGTCGACCCTTCCGGCGGCAGTCACTACTTCTACGGCTTCGTGGAGGGGCCGGAAGATCCCGAGGTGGAGGTTTGGTACACGCGCGATTCCACCTACCTGCGGATGCGGCGGGAGAACGGCGACTACCACGTCGAGTTTCCCAACGGCGAGGTCCACGTCTTCGACGGCAACCTGCAACTGAGGAAGATCTTCAACCAGTTCGGAGGTCCCGGCGACAACCAGAATCACCTGATCATCGACTACGACCAGGAAGGCAGTCTGGACGTGCAGATCGTCGAGGACTGGCACGGCCGACGCTGGGAGATCCACTCCTCGCAGTACATCGTGCCTTGGAACAGTCCCGCCGTTCCGCCGGTGGAGGAGCGGACGATCCGGCAGGTCCACAAGGTGGTGGTTCCGGGGTTCGGGAACCAGGCGGCGGTCTACAACTTCCGCTATGAGGAGCCGGCTTTGGTGCTCGGATGTGCCTGGCTCGAGTACGATCCGGCGCAGCGCAGGGTCGTTCCTTTGCTGACTCGCATCGACCTGCCAATGGTCGATGGCGAGCGGCTGTTCTGGCAGTTCGAGAACTTCCCGGACGAGTCCGGGACCCACGGTGATTGCAAGCAAGGCCTGGTCAAGCGGGCCACCTTGCCTTCCGGTGGCTCGATCGTTTGGGACTACCGCAGTCTGGACATCCGAAGCCACTGCGACAACGGTGTCCCGACGTTCTACTGGGGCAAGAGTCCGGCGGTGCGGCGCCGTTGGTACTACGACGTCGGCGGAGGCGATCCGCTGGACACCAATCAGAACGACGACGGCGTCGGCCTGCTCGCCGACTGGGCCTACAACTACTGGGAGTCGCAACCGCCCCTCAACGGCGACGTGCACCCCCTGGAGCAGTGTGACAACAACTTCTTCGAACCGGCGTCCGAGACCCTCACCGTCGAAGAGATCACCCCCTCCGGGGATCGCATCTTTCGCCCCTACATGATCTGGCCCGGTCTCGGTGCGACGGCGACCGGAGCGAGCTGGGAGGATCACTTTCTGCCCTACATCCGGCACGGCATCGATCCGCGGGCCGGGGCGGAGTTCGATCGCGAGTTTCTCGAGGCGGTGCGCCTGATCGACAACGATCGATTCGTTTCGAAAGCGGTCTTCGATTGCAACGAGATGGGTCAGGCCTGCAAGCCCTTCAGCGTCGATCAGGTGCGCTACGACATGGGATCGCCGGTCAACTATGGCGACGGTTACCGCGGTGATCGCAACGCCCGCGTCGCCTCCGACGGCACGATCTATTTCGGGGCCGATCTCGGCGAGTGGTACCGCAAGACCACCGATCGCAGCGATTGGGACGGCTACGGCAACTACCGGCGCACCGAGAGCTGGAGCGATTTTCCGGGAGAGTACGACGCCGGCAGCTCGCGAGTGGTGACGCGGGACTACAACGCCCATCGCGGCTTCGGATATCCCCTCGGCGCCAGCGGCGGCCAGCTCGGAGCCTCCTTTCAGCCCTTCGGCTCGACGGACCCCTGGGTCCTGTCGACCTTTTCGGTGACCGATACGGAGGAGAACGGTCTCGGCAGCCGGGTGGAGACTCATTTCGACACCGACACCGGATTCCTCGAGCGCCAGCGGGTGTGGGCGGCGACCGGCTCTCTCTCCACGCTCAGTCGAGAGCCGAACGACGTGGTCACCGTTTTCGAGCACGACGCCGAGGGCAACCTGAACGCCGTGTCGACCTTTGGCGGCGATCGCCAGGCAGGGCTGCCGGATCAGGATCTGGCGGACTTGCCGCTGGCCTCCTGGGAGCATCGGCGGGAGAGCTCCTTCATCCACGGCTACCGGACCTACGAGGCCGAGGTCGGTCGCCATGGTGGCTCCGTCTTGCTCAAGGATGTGACGGTGGATCGCAATACGGGCCGGCCGGTCGAGAGTCGCGACGCCACCGGCTTGCAGACCGAGCTCGGCTACGATGCCTTGGGGAGGCTGATTCGCGTGACGCCGCCCTCGGATGCCGAAACGGTGGCGCAGTGGACGCCCCCTTCCGACACCAGCGGGCCGATCGTTACCTTGGTGCGCACCGCCGAGGGCGAGACCCAGCGGGAGAGGATCGTGCAGGACGGCTTCGAGCGCAACGTCCTGGAGCAGGTTCTGTTCCCCCTCGGGCAGTGGTCGTCGACGGTCCACGAGTACGGCCCCGACGGCCTCCTCCATCGCACCTCGACGCCGTTCTGGGCCGCCGACGGTTCCTCGAGCGCCGGCTGGACGGTGTACTCCGACTACGACCCGCTAGCGCGCCCGTGGCGGACGGTGGCTCCGGACGGCAGCGAGTCGCTGTTGACGGTGGATCGCGAGCACGCCTTCGAGACCTCCTCGAAGGTCGCGATTGGGACCATCGAAGACTCCGTGTCGACGGTGTTGTTCCAGGACAGCCGCGGCCGGACGGTGGCCGTGCGGGAGCACTCCGATGGCGCCACGCCGGTGACCACCACCTACGAGTACGACGTCGGTGAACGGCTGACCCGGGTGGCGATTCCCCGCCCCGGAGGCGGCTTCCAGGCGCGCCGGTTCGACTATGACAACCGGGGGTTCATGCGCAGCGAGAGCCATCCCGAATCGGGGGAGACGTCCTTCACGGCCTACGATTCGCGCGGCCAGGTGGGGACCCGGACCGACGCCGTAAATCGCCTCGGCTACCGGTATGACGAGTTCGGCCGCCTGGTTCAGGTTTGGGACGAGCCCGCCGGACGGCTGCTGTCGGAAGATTTTTACGGGCGCGACAACCGGCAGGGGGGTGACGACTACTCGCTCGGCAAGGTGGTGATGTCGCGGCGCCACAACTACCTCGCGGGCCAGCATCTGATCGTCACCGAGACCTATGCCTACGAAGATCCGCAAGGCCGACTGAGCGAGCTGAGGACCCGTTCGAACACCGGCTTCGATGTCGCCCAGGCCTTCGCCTATGACCGCTTCGGCAACCTGGATGAGCAGTGGTATCCCTTCCAGGATCTCCTCCCCGAGGAGGAGGATCCCGATCGCCGGCTGGTCTCGGAATTCGAGCAGAGTCGTCTGGTCGGGCTGACCACGGCCCTCGCCGGCGTCTCCACCGGAGTCGTCGACAGCGTGACCTATCACCCCCACGGATCGGTCGCGGCCCGTCTGCACGCCAACGACGTTTCGGACCGGGTGACCGTCGATGCCTCCGGCATGGGCCGGCCCGGCAGGATGTGGACCACCGGCGTGGCCGGCGGCGAAGACTGGGATTCCGGGTCCTACGGCTACGACGGGTCCGGCAACGTCAAGGCCATCGGCTCGACGCAGTCTTTCACCTACGATCGCGCCATGCGCTTGAGGACGGCTCGCGTCGAGGGCGTGGATCAGGCCTTCGGGTACGACCGCTTCGGCAACCTGGTGAACCTCGCCGGTCGGAGCCTGCCGGTCCAGGCCTCGACCAACCGCTTGCTCGGATTCGACTATGACGGTGCCGGCCGAGTGTTGACCGGTGGCGGTTTCTCTTTCAGCTACGACGCGGCGGGGATGGTGAGCTCGAGTGGCGATTACCGGTTCGTCTACGGAGTGGACGATGAGCGCATCGCCGTGATCGCGCCGGATGGTAGTGAGCGTTGGACCTTGCGGGATCCCCTGCAGCGGATCGTGCGCGAGTATTCGCGGCCACTGGGTGGTGGTTGGGTGGCGGAGCGCGATTATCTCTACGGCAACCGGCTGGTGGCCTCCTTGGGTCTCGCCGGCGGTTCCACTCCCGTCTTGGAACGCTATTACCACAGCGACCACCTGGGGAGCCCGCAATTGATCACCGATGGCGCCGGTGGCAAGGTCTCCGATCACACCTATCTGCCGTTCGGGGAAGAGCTCGATCCCGGCGCCGATGGGGAGCGCTTCAAGTTCACCGGCCAGGAGCGGGACTTCGCCGGTCTCGACTACTTTCACGCTCGCTACTACGGTCCGTTGCTCGGCAGATTCCTCAGCGCCGATCCGATCAATTCCGGCCGGCCGAGCACTCCCCAGAGCTGGAACAAGTACAGCTACTCCCTCAACAATCCGCTGGTTCTCGTCGACCCCGACGGCAAGTGCGCGGTGCCGGCGGGCCTCCTCGAAGGCCGGGTGGGGATCTGCGTCGAGTCGTTCATCGCGGCGAAGCGGATCGGCGGCTTCGGCTTCGGGGACAACCGGGGATTCGAGCCGCACGATCCGGACGCCACCTTCCGCAGCTCACTCCGCATGACCATGAACCCGGAGTCGGGCGAGATTCTCTTCTTTTCGGAAGAGGCTGGGGTGAGCGAAGTGGGGCTCTTCGGTCCCATCATGGGAATCCCTGGTGTCACGGATGTCCAGGGGACGATCGCTCCGGGGGAGGACGGCTCGCACAATCTGTCCGTCTCGATCACTGCGGACAACGGCTTCTCCGCCGTCAATTGGTTCGGCGAGATCGGAATTCAAGTCAATCTCAAGATCGATGGTCAAGGCAACGTCTCGGTCGATTCCTCGAGCACCACCAAGGGGTATCCCTCGATCGAGGGCTATGCCTATCGAATCGTCGATGGCAAGTTGGTGATCGAAACTCTCTTCCAGGTGAAGGAGAAAGATTCGGAAGATCTCAAGGGACTGATGGACCAGCCGTTGATCATCGAGTAG